The Metabacillus schmidteae genome has a segment encoding these proteins:
- a CDS encoding AzlC family ABC transporter permease, which produces MGSTTTFVKKQSSFLLGLQGGISIAIGYLPVALTFGLLSKSTGLSLSETVLMSLIVFAGASQYISLSLLSVGTGIIEIIFTTFIVNIRHFLMSASLSEKVENDSLWKKALYSFGLTDETFTVASTKEGTVNSGYLFGLMLISYASWVINSGIGYVIGASLPTTVQESMGIALYAMFIGLLIPSLKKHRKVMFLAVAAAIFNSIFYASQMLSTGWSIVLSTLISAIIVELFYMKYTSEGEANG; this is translated from the coding sequence GTGGGATCGACAACCACTTTCGTAAAAAAGCAATCTAGTTTTCTTCTAGGTTTGCAAGGTGGAATTAGTATCGCAATCGGGTATTTACCTGTTGCATTAACCTTTGGGTTGCTTTCAAAATCAACCGGTTTGTCTTTATCAGAGACAGTGCTAATGAGTCTAATTGTTTTTGCAGGAGCTTCCCAATATATTTCTTTAAGCCTACTTTCAGTAGGCACAGGAATTATTGAAATCATTTTTACAACGTTTATCGTGAATATTCGCCATTTTTTAATGTCTGCTTCACTTAGTGAAAAGGTGGAAAACGATTCTTTATGGAAAAAAGCACTTTATTCATTTGGACTAACAGATGAGACTTTTACAGTTGCATCAACAAAAGAGGGTACTGTAAATTCAGGGTATTTGTTTGGATTAATGCTGATATCTTATGCAAGCTGGGTCATTAATTCAGGGATTGGGTATGTGATCGGTGCAAGTTTGCCGACAACTGTTCAGGAAAGCATGGGAATTGCTCTTTATGCAATGTTTATAGGGCTATTAATTCCATCTCTTAAAAAGCATCGGAAGGTTATGTTTTTAGCGGTTGCGGCAGCAATCTTTAACTCAATTTTTTACGCGTCACAAATGCTTTCAACAGGTTGGTCGATTGTATTATCAACATTAATTTCGGCTATCATTGTTGAACTGTTTTATATGAAGTATACAAGTGAGGGGGAGGCAAATGGATAG
- a CDS encoding SIS domain-containing protein: protein MLTAYFEKIQEKLELVLEQEKKSMEIAAEKVSNSIQANGIIHLFGCGHSHMLTEEMFYRAGGLAPVKPIFIEELMLHKGAVKSSYLERQNNYAEGFIYNQDIHSNDVVFVISTSGINPVPIDVAIHSKKQGAYVVGMSSFHYVDGKASRHKSGNFLSEVVDLALNNHVTKGDAALYYENSPVPFGPTSTVIGTTMLNAIFAEAIKMMINVGHEAPVFLSGNIEGAEEHNQKLIETYHDRIPLLKFDKK, encoded by the coding sequence ATGCTTACAGCTTATTTTGAAAAGATCCAGGAGAAGCTTGAACTTGTACTTGAACAGGAAAAAAAGTCTATGGAAATTGCAGCAGAGAAAGTCTCAAATTCGATTCAAGCAAATGGCATTATCCACCTTTTCGGGTGTGGTCACTCTCATATGCTAACAGAGGAAATGTTTTATCGGGCAGGTGGCTTGGCACCTGTTAAACCGATCTTCATTGAGGAATTAATGCTGCATAAAGGGGCGGTTAAATCATCATATCTTGAAAGGCAAAACAATTATGCTGAAGGGTTTATCTATAATCAAGATATCCATTCTAATGATGTTGTTTTTGTCATATCAACCTCTGGAATAAATCCCGTCCCAATTGACGTTGCCATACATTCGAAAAAACAGGGCGCTTATGTGGTAGGCATGAGTTCCTTTCATTATGTAGACGGAAAAGCATCGAGGCATAAAAGCGGAAATTTTTTATCTGAGGTCGTTGATTTAGCCCTTAATAACCATGTGACAAAAGGAGATGCTGCTCTTTACTACGAAAACTCCCCGGTTCCATTTGGACCAACTTCAACAGTTATTGGAACAACGATGTTGAATGCTATTTTTGCTGAAGCAATAAAAATGATGATAAATGTTGGACATGAGGCTCCAGTGTTTTTAAGTGGTAATATTGAAGGCGCTGAGGAGCATAATCAGAAATTGATTGAAACATATCATGATCGTATTCCATTGCTTAAGTTTGATAAAAAATAA
- a CDS encoding AzlD domain-containing protein has protein sequence MDSTILMMIIGMGLVTYIPRMIPLVALSQLKLPVFVQNVLKNVPYATLGALIVPGIFLISDDMIFGIIGAIAATLIAFTGANVIVVVMGSIGTLVLYSMFFA, from the coding sequence ATGGATAGTACAATCTTGATGATGATTATTGGAATGGGACTTGTCACATATATCCCGCGGATGATCCCGCTTGTTGCTCTAAGTCAATTGAAATTACCTGTATTTGTGCAAAATGTATTAAAAAATGTGCCGTATGCAACATTGGGAGCATTAATTGTTCCGGGCATTTTTCTTATTAGTGATGACATGATCTTTGGTATTATTGGGGCTATTGCTGCTACATTGATTGCTTTTACTGGTGCAAATGTTATTGTTGTTGTAATGGGATCTATAGGTACGTTGGTTTTATATAGTATGTTTTTTGCTTAA
- the aceB gene encoding malate synthase A: MSTQMTGCKIVGNKETEYQHVLTPEALQFIEKLERTFGGRRRELLQQRVERQREIDNGKLPDFLSETEHIRKGTWTVAPIPDDLQDRRVEITGPVDRKMVINALNSGAKVFMADFEDATSPSWENIMRGQINLRDAVRRTISYTNESGKVYQLNGKIATLKVRPRGWHLDEKHIELDGRRVSASLVDFGLFFFHNARELVNRGSGPYFYLPKIESHLEARLWNEVFCFAQDEFNVPRGTIKATVLIETIMAAFEMDEILFELKEHSAGLNCGRWDYIFSYLKKLRNCESVILPDRSQVTMTVHFMRSYSLLAIQTCHKRNAHAIGGMAAQIPVKNNPEANDHAFEKVRKDKEREATDGHDGTWVAHPALVEVAMNVFNEHMQTANQIHRKREEIRVTSHDLLEVPDGIITEEGVRININVGIRYIGEWLSGRGAAPINHLMEDAATAEISRAQLWQWIRHPRGILEDGSRLTIGLYEKLRDEEVQHIREKIGEIAYQKGKFDQAITIFDQLVKEDEFIDFLTIPCYENL; encoded by the coding sequence ATGTCTACACAGATGACAGGCTGTAAAATTGTTGGAAACAAGGAAACAGAATATCAGCATGTATTAACACCTGAAGCACTGCAATTCATTGAGAAGCTAGAAAGAACGTTTGGGGGTCGCAGGCGTGAACTATTACAGCAACGAGTGGAAAGACAACGGGAAATTGACAATGGGAAGCTACCGGATTTTTTATCAGAAACGGAGCATATTCGTAAAGGAACTTGGACTGTTGCTCCAATACCAGACGATCTTCAGGACAGGCGAGTGGAAATAACGGGTCCTGTCGATAGAAAAATGGTGATCAATGCATTAAATTCTGGAGCAAAAGTGTTTATGGCTGATTTTGAGGATGCAACATCTCCCAGCTGGGAAAATATCATGCGAGGCCAAATCAACCTTCGAGATGCAGTTCGTCGAACCATCTCATATACAAATGAAAGCGGTAAAGTCTATCAACTGAACGGGAAGATCGCAACATTAAAGGTTCGACCTAGAGGTTGGCATCTTGATGAAAAGCATATTGAACTGGATGGAAGACGTGTATCAGCAAGTTTAGTAGACTTTGGATTATTCTTTTTTCATAATGCGAGAGAGCTTGTAAATAGAGGAAGTGGACCTTATTTCTATTTGCCAAAAATAGAGAGTCATCTTGAAGCAAGACTTTGGAATGAAGTGTTTTGTTTTGCACAGGATGAATTTAACGTACCAAGAGGAACAATAAAAGCCACGGTTCTCATTGAGACAATCATGGCAGCATTTGAAATGGATGAAATTCTGTTTGAGTTAAAAGAACACTCAGCAGGCTTAAATTGTGGCCGATGGGACTATATTTTTAGCTATTTAAAGAAACTAAGAAACTGTGAATCAGTTATTCTACCAGATCGTTCCCAGGTAACAATGACAGTTCATTTTATGAGATCTTATTCATTATTAGCGATTCAAACTTGTCATAAGCGTAACGCTCATGCAATCGGTGGTATGGCAGCGCAAATACCAGTGAAAAACAATCCTGAAGCAAATGATCATGCATTTGAAAAGGTTAGAAAAGATAAAGAAAGAGAAGCAACAGATGGTCATGACGGAACATGGGTGGCTCATCCAGCTCTCGTAGAAGTTGCGATGAATGTTTTTAACGAGCATATGCAGACAGCAAATCAAATTCATCGAAAAAGAGAGGAAATACGGGTAACTTCACATGATCTACTAGAGGTGCCAGATGGGATTATTACAGAGGAAGGAGTAAGAATCAATATCAATGTAGGAATAAGGTATATCGGAGAATGGCTTAGCGGTAGAGGGGCAGCTCCAATTAATCATTTGATGGAAGATGCGGCAACTGCTGAAATATCAAGAGCCCAATTGTGGCAATGGATTCGCCATCCAAGAGGAATACTGGAAGATGGAAGCAGACTTACCATAGGATTATACGAGAAATTAAGAGATGAAGAGGTTCAACATATAAGAGAAAAAATTGGAGAAATAGCTTATCAAAAAGGAAAGTTTGACCAGGCAATCACTATTTTTGATCAGCTTGTTAAAGAAGATGAATTCATAGATTTCTTAACCATACCATGTTATGAAAATCTTTAA
- a CDS encoding helix-turn-helix domain-containing protein, with product MKSIQTQIAENLKQIRKLRGYSYDQLANLTSVSKGMLSQIEKGESSPTVNTLWKIANGLQVSFSSLVEESEPTVSVIRLHDKSAVMEEGEQYQVYPYFPFDSSKKFEVYYIEMKPGCIHTSDRHHGNVEEYVLVCEGEAKVSIQEESYVLKKGDSMKFQANHSHTYANETNQITSFYLLIYYS from the coding sequence ATGAAATCAATTCAAACTCAAATCGCAGAAAATTTAAAACAAATACGTAAGCTTCGGGGATATAGCTATGATCAGTTGGCGAATTTAACTAGTGTGAGTAAAGGAATGCTTTCCCAAATTGAAAAAGGTGAATCAAGTCCCACTGTTAACACGCTATGGAAAATAGCAAATGGACTTCAGGTGTCATTTTCATCACTTGTTGAGGAGAGCGAACCTACTGTATCTGTTATAAGATTACATGATAAAAGTGCGGTCATGGAAGAGGGGGAACAGTATCAAGTATACCCTTATTTCCCATTTGATTCTTCCAAAAAATTTGAAGTCTACTATATTGAAATGAAACCAGGATGCATTCACACTTCAGATCGTCACCATGGAAATGTTGAAGAATATGTACTTGTATGTGAAGGGGAAGCCAAAGTATCAATACAAGAAGAGTCATATGTATTAAAAAAAGGTGATTCGATGAAATTTCAGGCAAATCACTCACATACATATGCAAACGAAACAAATCAAATAACAAGTTTTTATCTACTAATTTATTATTCTTAA
- a CDS encoding M48 family metallopeptidase, whose product MRKWLTTSILLYFLYGLVVYWYLFIFSGTGVPAPYEGTSADPSTFMSGRELVLSQEYSTIRNFLYFVTIPFEWFLLFVFMITGLSRKMQDWSNASSKIFSVQSAIYFFWLSLFVSILSFPVDWIGYRLSKMYHITTQSFSTWMKDQLIDFWVNYLLMTIIIIVLYSLIKRFERRWWLYAWLLSIPFSMFLMFIQPVVIDPLYNDFYPLKNKELEEKILEIAAKADIPAEHVYEVNMSEKTNALNAYVTGIGANSRIVLWDTTLNKLNDDEILFIMAHEMGHYVMKHIYVGIAGYLLLSLVGLYVIHILMRFFIARQGGLLKIHSMKELAAFPLFLLLLGALTFASSPLSNAVARHQEKSADMYAIEMTDNHEAAISSFQELSRAGLSEVNPPALVKIFRYTHPTMLERILYLEEHGTLKE is encoded by the coding sequence ATGAGGAAATGGTTAACAACATCAATTTTGCTCTATTTTCTATATGGTTTAGTTGTTTATTGGTATTTGTTTATCTTTTCGGGCACAGGTGTACCGGCTCCATATGAGGGGACATCGGCAGATCCTTCAACATTTATGTCTGGTAGAGAATTAGTATTGTCACAGGAATACTCCACGATTAGAAATTTCCTGTATTTTGTCACGATTCCGTTTGAGTGGTTTCTCCTGTTTGTTTTTATGATTACAGGTCTTTCTAGGAAAATGCAGGATTGGTCTAATGCATCATCAAAAATATTCAGTGTTCAATCTGCGATTTATTTCTTCTGGTTATCTCTTTTTGTCAGCATATTATCATTTCCTGTTGATTGGATTGGGTACCGGTTATCAAAAATGTACCACATTACAACTCAATCCTTCTCGACCTGGATGAAAGATCAATTGATTGACTTTTGGGTGAATTATTTATTAATGACCATCATTATTATCGTGCTTTATTCGTTAATAAAACGTTTCGAGAGAAGATGGTGGTTGTATGCTTGGTTACTTTCAATCCCTTTTTCCATGTTTTTAATGTTTATACAACCAGTAGTGATCGATCCTCTTTATAATGACTTTTATCCATTAAAAAATAAAGAGCTTGAAGAAAAAATTTTAGAGATCGCTGCAAAGGCAGATATCCCGGCAGAGCATGTGTATGAGGTGAACATGTCGGAAAAGACCAATGCTCTTAATGCCTATGTAACAGGGATTGGAGCTAATTCTCGAATTGTCCTTTGGGACACAACATTAAATAAATTGAACGATGATGAAATTCTATTCATTATGGCTCATGAAATGGGTCATTACGTGATGAAGCATATCTATGTTGGAATAGCGGGTTACTTATTGCTGAGTTTAGTTGGTTTATATGTTATTCATATCCTTATGAGGTTTTTTATTGCTCGACAAGGAGGATTGCTAAAAATCCACTCAATGAAGGAGCTTGCTGCGTTTCCGTTATTTCTTCTGCTTTTAGGGGCATTAACCTTTGCATCAAGTCCTTTGTCAAATGCTGTTGCACGGCACCAGGAGAAATCAGCTGATATGTATGCAATTGAAATGACGGACAATCATGAAGCGGCAATCAGTTCATTCCAGGAATTGTCCAGAGCAGGATTAAGTGAGGTAAACCCACCGGCATTGGTAAAGATCTTTCGCTATACACATCCAACAATGCTTGAACGAATCCTCTATCTTGAAGAACATGGTACTTTAAAAGAATGA